Proteins encoded in a region of the Tubulanus polymorphus chromosome 10, tnTubPoly1.2, whole genome shotgun sequence genome:
- the LOC141912324 gene encoding uncharacterized protein LOC141912324, protein MAAVVWNVALLLLLVLVRGGLAVREGVRSISIVGHPSAQSSTVNSMGRASHGNDGNEAGQYWRSSCTHTNPTVSADRPLWWMVDLLAEYDIYEIRIVNRVDCCEDRLKNLTVIVSQQPVSKTFSLTDVDASEICATRESSLPRGKTRIQCKPTITGRYVILTKPANGEALTICEVQIRGQHPFNTTYHELSLVGKPSSQSSLYKQSGIAIHGNDGNPDSNYRADSCTHTADQQPGGLDNVQWWMVDLEDLYEVSSVTLVNRGDCCDYRLRKFTIRIMNETADSLSSADDNATVCASQRSQMGRGEMKLFSCSPAPITGRYIIVSKPNNGDALTMCEVYATGIFKDTFKPKNPENFNVSDISDKWVKLSWNAPSGIDPFEITMYRLECDRGRERGAIRRYSIYPGHSHHFIWIYHLTPSSWYNCSLFAATLKGLSPPAYLRFQTAGNDTSEPTASPLPEIKSQATDDSKIEIFLKQMKLSKKYNLCQIVVRKDEQLGRRRRQRPPSVDRVIWPYEEAKKRGLSEYVAGQLSPPLPDVFVVGDGKNYGGFWNSPLEKGEVYVAWVRVYEERGGVGRWVYQTATAPIMAKQTKPITSPLGAAGGSKVNSMALVFGLLLGVVVLAFIISVIYSKTTGKSLFNWTRFVNPTIENSNTIAFQH, encoded by the exons atggccgcTGTTGTATGGAATGTGGCGTTATTATTGCTACTAGTCCTAGTGAGGGGTGGATTAGCAGTAAGAGAAG GAGTTAGAAGCATTTCGATCGTGGGTCATCCTTCAGCGCAGAGCAGTACGGTGAACTCGATGGGTCGAGCCTCTCACGGTAATGACGGTAACGAAGCCGGTCAGTACTGGAGATCCAGCTGTACCCATACTAACCCTACAGTATCGGCTGATAGACCTCTGTGGTGGATGGTAGATCTACTGGCCGAGTACGATATCTACGAAATTAGGATCGTCAACAGGGTCGATTGCTGCG AAGATCGCTTGAAGAACTTAACGGTAATCGTCAGTCAACAACCTGTCTCTAAAACGTTCAGTCTGACGGATGTCGATGCTAGTGAAATCTGCGCCACGCGGGAGTCCAGTTTACCGCGCGGTAAGACGCGCATCCAGTGTAAACCGACGATCACAGGGCGTTACGTCATACTGACCAAACCGGCGAACGGCGAAGCCTTGACGATTTGCGAAGTACAAATAAGAGGTCAACATCCTT TTAATACAACCTACCATGAGTTATCACTAGTCGGTAAGCCCTCGTCTCAGAGTAGTTTATACAAGCAATCAGGAATCGCAATTCACGGGAATGACGGAAATCCGGATTCGAACTACAGGGCCGATTCGTGCACTCACACGGCCGACCAACAACCAGGCGGTCTTGACAATGTGCAATGGTGGATGGTCGACCTTGAAGACTTGTACGAGGTGTCATCGGTGACCTTGGTAAATCGGGGCGATTGCTGTG ATTACAGGTTAAGAAAGTTCACGATTCGGATAATGAACGAAACGGCCGACAGTTTGAGTTCGGCGGACGATAACGCGACCGTCTGCGCGTCGCAGAGGAGTCAAATGGGACGAGGAGAGATGAAATTGTTTTCCTGTTCTCCGGCCCCGATAACCGGTAGATATATTATAGTATCTAAACCGAACAACGGAGATGCGTTAACTATGTGTGAGGTGTACGCTACTGGGATATTTAAAG ATACGTTCAAACCGAAAAACCCGGAGAATTTCAACGTGTCGGATATTTCCGATAAATGGGTGAAATTATCGTGGAATGCACCGTCAGGTATCGATCCGTTTGAGATCACAATGTACCGG ctaGAATGCGATAGAGGGCGCGAGCGTGGTGCAATCAGACGATATTCGATCTATCCGGGTCACAGTCACCATTTTATTTGGATTTATCACTTGACGCCGAGCTCCTGGTACAACTGTTCTTTATTCGCTGCCACGTTAAAAGGATTGAGTCCGCCTGCTTATCTACGCTTTCAAACAGCAG GAAATGATACAAGTGAGCCGACGGCCAGCCCACTaccggaaataaaatcacaaGCCACAGACGATTCgaagattgaaatatttcttaaacaaatgaaattatcGAAAAAGTACAA TTTGTGTCAAATAGTGGTAAGGAAGGATGAACAGTTGGGTCGCAGACGGCGTCAGAGGCCCCCTAGCGTCGATCGGGTTATCTGGCCGTACGAAGAGGCCAAAAAACGAGGTCTGAGCGAATACGTGGCCGGCCAGCTATCACCCCCTCTACCGGACGTGTTCGTAGTCGGCGACGGTAAAAACTACGGTGGATTTTGGAACAGTCCATTGGAAAAGGGGGAGGTTTACGTAGCGTGGGTACGAGTTTATGAGGAGAGAGGCGGG GTAGGTCGGTGGGTCTACCAGACCGCGACTGCTCCCATCATGGCCAAGCAGACGAAACCGATAACCTCACCTCTCGGCGCTGCAGGAGGCAGTAAAGTAAACTCCATGGCGCTTGTGTTTGGTTTGTTGTTAGGAGTAGTTGTCTTGGCTTTTATCATAAGCGTTATTTACAGCAA GACTACTGGTAAAAGTCTATTTAACTGGACGCGTTTCGTCAACCCGACCATCGAAAACTCGAATACCATCGCATTTCAACATTAA